In the genome of Phragmites australis chromosome 9, lpPhrAust1.1, whole genome shotgun sequence, the window TTAATAGGCACTTGTAATGGATTACTGAGCTCTCTGATAATGTGGTGTGGTTTGTTTGTACAATCGTGCCTGCATAGCTTGACTGTTAGGCGTTCTGTCCATGTTAAAAATGTCTTCTTTTCCTCTTGTTTTCAAGGTAGGAAGTTCTGGGGCTTCCCGTTCTTTGCAGGGGATTGCGCGAGTGGCCATAAGGCAGTGTTGAATCAGAAGTCGGATGTCTCTGAGTTGTGCTCTCAAATGATGCTAAAACTTTGCGATGTATATGATCCAAGCAAGGTTTGATAGCATCCTGCCGTTTTGTTTCCAATTCAGCTAACGTTGGGCAACTAGATTTTATATTTCCGTCGCTTGTTCTGTAGATAAATGTGAAGGTTAAGGTTCTATCTGGATCACCTTCAGGTTGCGTGGCCGCTGAATCAAAGCGAGCACAGGCAAGCTGGGTTGTGCTAGACAAGTAATGTGACATAGTCCTCTGTCATTTTagtcccttctcttgcattgCCCCTTCTCTAACCAGAGTTTCTGTTGGCATGCTCAGGGAGTTGAAGCATGAGGAGAAACGTTGCATGCAAGAACTGCAGTGCAATATTGTTGTTATGAGGCGTTCTCGGCCCAAAGTTCTTCGGCTGAATCTGGTGGGATCACCGGAAAAGGAGCCCAAATCAACTCTCCCGGTACCACCTGAGCCGAGTGCTCCAGTTGGTAAAACTTCAAGTAATGTGAACGAACAGAGGAATTTGATTCGAGGACCGGCTATGACACCAAATAGCAGCCCGGAGTCAGAAACACCGTTTGACACTACTGATGTTGGAACATCCTCTGTCTCGAGCTCCGACCCTGCCACTTCATTTTGCGCTTCAGACACGAATAACTCTTTGAAGAACGAGGCCACCAAGGACAATATCCAGCATTCAGATGTCAATATTTCTGATTCTGGGAGTGAAACTTCAACAACTCCAGCAGCCTCATCACTTCAGCCATGGATGGCTCACATTTTACAGGCACCTGCATCCTCCAGATTAGTAGGAAACCGCCCTAGAAGGACTCCTACTGCAGATTCGTTGCTTGAGAAGATTGCCAAACTTGATCTCTTGACTGAAATTAATGCAATCAGAAGCAGGTCTGACTTGAACTTCAGAGGAAATGTGAGAGATGTTGTCTCATTGTCAAGGAGTGCGCCCCCAGGACCGCCACCTTTGTGTTCAATATGTCAGCATAAGACGCCTGTATTTGGAAAACCGCCACGGTGGTTCAGCTACGCAGAACTGGAACTTGCAACTGGTGGCTTCTCGCAAGCAAATTTCTTGGCTGAAGGTGGGTTTGGGTCTGTTCACAGAGGTGTGCTACCTGATGGCCAAGCAATTGCTGTTAAGCAACACAAACTTGCTAGCTCCCAAGGTGATGTGGAGTTTTGCTCAGAAGTGGAGGTTCTGAGTTGTGCACAGCACCGGAATGTTGTAATGCTGATTGGTTTTTGTGTTGAAGACAAGAGGCGTTTGTTAGTTTACGAGTACATCTGCAACAAATCTCTGGATTCACATCTTTACGGTAAGCTTATTTTCTAAATACTCAACACGGCAACCTACAAGCATCTTGGTGAACAATTCGCCAGTTTATGCAATGATACTTTTCCCTGGATTTCTCATGGCCACACTGGGCCAAAAGAGGGCGATGTTTCTTCAACTATATCATTTGTAAACTACTTTCTGCCCTTTTCTAGGTCGTAACAAAGAAACTTTGGAGTGGGCCGCCAGACAAAAGATTGCAGTCGGAGCCGCTAGAGGGCTGCGATACCTCCATGAAGAATGTAGGGTTGGTTGTATAATCCACCGTGATATGAGACCAAACAACATCCTTGTCACACATGATTTTGAACCACTGGTATGGTCATCAACCCTCATTGCCATGATTCTTGCACTgtttatttccaaaaaaatgtTTATTACACTGAATGTTCTTTTACAATTATGTGAACATGAGATTGGTATAAAATATTACCGCTTTTTTGAGGGAAATACAGTAAGGGAGACCCCTACTGTGGTatatattaatatagataaaaaGAAGGCCAAAATTGTACAAGGCCAAAGACCAAAGAAAGAAGAGGAACCACATTTCATCAATGAATCCTTTCTTCCAGGATAGAAAGCTTGGCCGTGTATTCTCAAATATGGAGTTATTCCTTTGCTTCCAAATAGTCTAGGCTGCTATGGTGAAGATTTCCATGAAGAAGGGGAGCTGGCTATCATGTTTGGCCTTTTGTATCATGTTGAAGAAATGCAGCATGAAGTTCCAGTGTACTCCAATGTACCGCCAGCAGTTTCTGCTAAGCTGGTAACCGACGAAGAGATGGAAAGCAGTTTCTTCATTGTGCATTCTGCATAAGGCACAGTTGTAGTTGTTGCCATTGatgttgaagttctttctcctTAGGGGATTTCTAGTGTTCAGTCTGTCCATGAAGAGCAACCATTTGAAGACCTTCAATTTGTTACTGCACTTTGACTTCTAGATCCAAAGGATTGGAGAATGTGGTCTTATGTTCTGGAAGGGGAAGTTGTAAAATTTCTTTGGTGAATAGTTGTGTGATCATCTCGTTGTCTTTGATCCGCTGCAGcgccttctttttcttgttttcaatttttcatgGAATTCATTACCATGGCCAATTGACGATACATGTCATACATGTATGGCACTGTAAATCGTGTCAAAATATTTGTCATTCCCATGGGCATCACCGGTTAATCTTGACTATCATTGTATGATGATGTTGAATTGTATTTGTAATGTTGTGAGTTGTGTCAGGTCGGAGATTTTGGCTTGGCTAGATGGCAACCTGATGGAGACATGGGTGTTGAAACAAGAGTTATTGGCACATTTGGGTAAGTTAATATATACACTTTGCCATCATTGGGCAGGTGTGACTTATGAAATTCTGCATATCTGAGCCTCTTTTTGATTATGCGCAGTTATCTGGCACCTGAATATGCTCAGAGTGGGCAAATAACTGAGAAGGCTGATGTCTACTCATTTGGGGTTGTATTAGTCGAACTTGTCACTGGACGCAAGGCTGTTGATATTAACAGACCGAAGGGCCAGCAATTCCTGACCGAATGGGTGAGTTTACCAGTTCACCTACTAGTATAATTTTTCTTGTCTATCAATCCTGGATTCCATTTTCCTGGTTTATAATGAGAACTTATTGTAGTGGTATATGGTATATTATAACTAAGTCAATGCTGTTAGTTTCCTCTCTTATCATCACTAACTAAAGAATGTTTTTAAGCAATCAACTAAGTTGGAACTAACTGTTATTTCTCCATTCGTTCACCAGCCATCAGTGCAAACTGAAAGCAGAATAAACTTTTTGTTTGTGATCCATCAGTATCGCATATGTTGATCATGGTCATGTTTTATTCGTTTGTAACAGGCTCGCCCTTTGTTGGAAGAGTATGCAATCGATGAGCTTATTGACCCATGCCTAGGACGCCGCTTCTGCGAAAATGAGGTCTACTGCATGCTGCATGCAGCAAACCTGTGCATCAGGCGTGACCCTCATTCAAGGCCGCGGATGTCCCATGTTAGTCATTCTCTGCAATCTTCAGTCGTTTGTGTTTTTATCACTTAGGTGGAAACTTGATTTAATGTATTCTTACCCTTTTCTTGACATGCCCAAAAGGTTCTCCGCATACTAGAGGGCGACATGGTTGTGGATTCTGGCTGCATTTCAGCTCCAAGCAGTGATTCTGGGAGCAGGAGCTGGCGGCTGCTAAGTGATCGGCAGCGTTATGAAGAGCACAGTCGCCCAGTTCAACATGATTCACAGCGTTTGGACGAAGGAAAACACTCTTACAAGATCATGAGAACTGCCTGGGATCAAGAACTGCAGAACTTGTCTCACAGATACTAACATCCTTGTGCAGAATGCAGTGAAATGTGAACTGTTTCTAGTCCTTTTGTGTAGTCCCTCATTGTTCAATCCTACCCTCTTCATACTCTTCTTCCCTTTGGCTTTACATTGACAATGATGCCGATGTTTTTGGTGCTATGTCGTGTGTGCAGTGGCAGAAATGGTAGTTGCAGGCTTACATTATCCTGAGATCTGGATTGTTAATTGTAGCAGCGGCAGCTCCTGATTTCTGTATGGATTGAGGAGACGGTATCGTCCCAATCTTGTTTATAGTGCTTGTTAATTGGAATCAATCTGATTGCTTGGGAACTGATTCGTCTTTACTGCGTGATTTGTGCAATGTTTCCAACTGATGCAGTCTCTATGATGAACTCAACTGGACCAATGTGGTTTTCTGTACTGAGTCGTTGTGCCTATCCACCAAAACCATGTCACTCCTTAAATTAAGGGCTCTATGCATTGTGCCCAACCTCTGGATACAGTAAGCGTGTACGTAGAATTCACGTGTCTAGCAAAATAAATTCATCGATAATGTTGTAATGCAGATCGAAAATTTTCACAATAGAATGTTGCATGGCCTATTTGAAAGCTGTGCACAccgttattttttttatgaaaaaaatgcCTGAACTACATATATACACTAGCGCTtgaataaaagaacaatatagGAGGGATTTGCAGTGGTCATTAAGGTAGCACTTGCCGAATATCTAAATAGGTTGCAGGTTAGGCACTACACGAAAGACAAATTTTCATTACATAATGATTTGCTGAGAGCTTACTACTGTGTCTTGGGCCAATATAACTGAATTATAGTTAGCGTGCATGTAGAATCTA includes:
- the LOC133929524 gene encoding inactive protein kinase SELMODRAFT_444075-like, whose translation is MKEKAEPAAGSGLQPQRTEEKGRGTEAVVVVAVRAAAREISKTAVAWALTHVVQHGDNILLLVVIPPQSSGRKFWGFPFFAGDCASGHKAVLNQKSDVSELCSQMMLKLCDVYDPSKINVKVKVLSGSPSGCVAAESKRAQASWVVLDKELKHEEKRCMQELQCNIVVMRRSRPKVLRLNLVGSPEKEPKSTLPVPPEPSAPVGKTSSNVNEQRNLIRGPAMTPNSSPESETPFDTTDVGTSSVSSSDPATSFCASDTNNSLKNEATKDNIQHSDVNISDSGSETSTTPAASSLQPWMAHILQAPASSRLVGNRPRRTPTADSLLEKIAKLDLLTEINAIRSRSDLNFRGNVRDVVSLSRSAPPGPPPLCSICQHKTPVFGKPPRWFSYAELELATGGFSQANFLAEGGFGSVHRGVLPDGQAIAVKQHKLASSQGDVEFCSEVEVLSCAQHRNVVMLIGFCVEDKRRLLVYEYICNKSLDSHLYGRNKETLEWAARQKIAVGAARGLRYLHEECRVGCIIHRDMRPNNILVTHDFEPLVGDFGLARWQPDGDMGVETRVIGTFGYLAPEYAQSGQITEKADVYSFGVVLVELVTGRKAVDINRPKGQQFLTEWARPLLEEYAIDELIDPCLGRRFCENEVYCMLHAANLCIRRDPHSRPRMSHVLRILEGDMVVDSGCISAPSSDSGSRSWRLLSDRQRYEEHSRPVQHDSQRLDEGKHSYKIMRTAWDQELQNLSHRY